A window from Pseudomonas alloputida encodes these proteins:
- a CDS encoding TonB-dependent copper receptor: protein MSGCTPVFALSLRGTIAALCGSLLAPMALAAGPGHEDHVHDAPELSPTVITAVAPSSPLTVVTNPKDPRQPVPASDGADYLKTIPGFSAIRAGGTNGDPVLRGMFGSRLNILTNGGLMLGACPNRMDAPTSYISPETYDRLTVIKGPQSVIWGPGGSAGTILFEREPEKFGTLGSRVNASLLAGSNGRFDKVLDAAAGNSQGYARFVGNQSRSDDYHDGNKDTVPSRWEKWNGDVALGWTPDQDTLLELTAGKGDGEARYAGRGMDGSQFKRESLGLRFEKSNLGEVLDKVEAQVYYNYADHVMDNYSLRTPSGSGMMGMPMVSNVDRRTMGARIKATWRWADVQLISGIDAQTNEHRQRGGMGVDAHKGKAWTKDADFHNYGAFSELTWYVSGEDRLITGARLDRASARDFRTTSATEGDTRADTLPSGFIRYEHDLAAIPATTYIGLGHAQRFPDYWELFSPKLAPPGAANAFDGIKPEKTTQLDFGIQYRTERLEAWASGYVGQIRDYILFDYRTGMMGMSTSQAQNIDARIMGGELGAAYQLTDNWKADATLAYAWGKNSSDGKALPQMPPLESRLGLTYSRDVWSVGALWRLVAAQNRIAENQGNVVGKDYDKSAGFGVFSLNGAYKVNNNLKLSAGVDNLFDKTYAEHLNLAGNAGFGYPATDPQPVNEPGRTFWTKVDFSF from the coding sequence ATGTCCGGCTGCACCCCTGTTTTTGCCTTGTCCCTGCGTGGGACCATCGCCGCCCTGTGCGGCTCGCTGCTCGCGCCCATGGCCCTGGCCGCCGGCCCTGGCCATGAAGACCATGTGCACGACGCACCCGAGTTGAGCCCGACGGTGATCACCGCCGTGGCCCCGAGTTCGCCGCTGACTGTGGTCACCAACCCGAAAGACCCGCGCCAGCCAGTGCCGGCCAGCGACGGCGCCGACTACCTGAAGACCATCCCCGGCTTCTCGGCAATCCGTGCTGGCGGTACCAACGGCGACCCGGTATTGCGCGGCATGTTCGGCTCGCGCCTGAACATCCTCACCAACGGCGGCTTGATGCTTGGAGCCTGCCCCAATCGCATGGACGCACCCACGTCCTATATCTCGCCAGAAACCTACGACCGCCTGACCGTGATCAAAGGCCCGCAGAGCGTCATCTGGGGGCCCGGCGGCTCGGCCGGCACCATCCTCTTCGAGCGCGAACCTGAGAAATTCGGCACCCTCGGCAGCCGCGTCAACGCAAGCCTGCTGGCCGGCTCCAACGGCCGCTTCGACAAGGTGCTGGATGCCGCGGCCGGCAACAGTCAGGGCTATGCCCGCTTCGTCGGCAACCAGTCACGCTCGGACGACTACCACGACGGCAACAAAGACACCGTGCCGTCGCGCTGGGAAAAGTGGAACGGCGATGTCGCCCTCGGCTGGACACCCGACCAGGACACCTTGCTGGAACTGACTGCCGGCAAGGGTGACGGCGAAGCCCGCTACGCCGGGCGCGGCATGGACGGCTCGCAGTTCAAGCGCGAAAGCCTGGGCCTGCGCTTTGAAAAGTCCAACCTCGGCGAGGTGCTCGACAAGGTCGAGGCGCAGGTCTACTACAACTACGCCGACCATGTGATGGACAACTACAGCCTGCGCACGCCGTCGGGTAGCGGCATGATGGGCATGCCGATGGTCAGCAACGTCGACCGCCGCACCATGGGCGCACGCATCAAAGCCACCTGGCGCTGGGCCGACGTGCAACTGATCAGCGGCATCGACGCGCAAACCAACGAACATCGCCAGCGTGGCGGTATGGGTGTGGACGCACACAAGGGCAAGGCCTGGACCAAGGACGCCGACTTCCACAACTACGGCGCCTTCAGCGAACTGACCTGGTACGTCAGCGGTGAGGACCGCTTGATTACCGGCGCCCGCCTGGACCGCGCCTCGGCGCGTGACTTCCGCACAACCAGCGCCACCGAAGGCGACACCCGTGCCGACACCTTGCCGAGCGGTTTCATCCGCTACGAGCACGACCTGGCAGCCATTCCGGCCACCACCTACATCGGTCTCGGCCATGCCCAGCGCTTCCCCGACTACTGGGAGCTGTTTTCACCCAAGCTGGCACCACCCGGGGCAGCCAATGCCTTCGACGGCATCAAGCCAGAGAAAACCACCCAGCTCGACTTCGGCATCCAGTACCGCACCGAGCGCCTGGAGGCCTGGGCTTCGGGCTATGTCGGGCAGATTCGCGACTACATCCTGTTCGACTACCGCACCGGCATGATGGGCATGAGCACCTCCCAGGCGCAAAACATCGACGCCCGCATCATGGGTGGCGAACTGGGCGCCGCCTACCAGCTGACTGACAACTGGAAGGCCGACGCCACGCTTGCCTACGCTTGGGGCAAGAACAGCAGTGACGGCAAGGCGCTACCTCAAATGCCTCCCCTGGAAAGCCGCCTGGGCCTGACCTACAGCCGCGACGTGTGGAGCGTCGGCGCACTGTGGCGGCTGGTGGCGGCGCAAAACCGCATTGCCGAAAACCAAGGGAACGTCGTCGGCAAGGACTACGACAAGAGCGCCGGCTTCGGCGTGTTCTCCCTGAACGGCGCCTACAAGGTGAACAACAACCTCAAGCTCAGCGCAGGGGTCGACAACCTGTTCGACAAAACCTACGCCGAGCACTTGAACCTGGCCGGGAACGCCGGGTTCGGCTACCCGGCTACAGATCCACAGCCGGTCAATGAGCCAGGCAGGACCTTCTGGACCAAGGTCGACTTCAGCTTCTGA
- a CDS encoding PepSY-associated TM helix domain-containing protein, producing the protein MRGTRVSFYNLAWRWHFYAGLFVAPFMILLAITGIIYLFKPQLDPLLYRDLMVVEAGQHRQGADTMLAEVRQAYPKGHIAQYLPPLNAARSAQFVVHDGGRELNVFVDPYSGKVLGEQDGKQNLQAIARALHGELMVGTVGDRLVELAAGWGIVLVVSGLYLWWPRGRSGAGVLWPRLSARGRLFWRDLHAVTGFWGSALLLLMLVSGMTWTGLWGKQYADLWNRFPAAMWNDVPKSDQQARELNSAHRQTVPWAMENTPMPQSGAHAEHAGHHMMSDMPAAPQVSVQQVEDIATSRQVELGYSITLPTTADGVFTIAVFADDPRNDATLHVDQYTGKVLADVRWHDYSPVARATELGVMLHEGKMFGALNQIIILLVCLMILLGSVSGLVMWWKRRPEGGLGVPPLRHDLPRWKAAVAVMLVLGVMFPLVGVSMVVMWGVDSLVVRRRRVLASA; encoded by the coding sequence ATGAGAGGAACACGCGTCTCTTTCTATAACCTGGCCTGGCGTTGGCATTTTTATGCGGGGCTGTTCGTGGCCCCGTTCATGATCCTGTTGGCAATCACCGGGATCATCTACTTGTTCAAGCCCCAGCTCGACCCGCTGCTGTACCGCGACCTGATGGTGGTCGAGGCCGGCCAGCACCGGCAGGGCGCAGACACGATGCTGGCTGAAGTGCGCCAAGCCTACCCAAAGGGCCACATCGCCCAGTACTTGCCGCCACTGAACGCCGCGCGCAGTGCGCAGTTCGTGGTGCATGACGGCGGGCGCGAACTGAACGTGTTCGTCGACCCATACAGCGGCAAGGTCCTCGGCGAACAGGACGGCAAGCAGAACCTGCAGGCCATCGCCCGCGCCCTGCATGGCGAGCTGATGGTCGGCACGGTCGGTGACCGGCTGGTGGAACTGGCTGCGGGCTGGGGCATCGTGCTGGTGGTATCGGGCCTGTACCTGTGGTGGCCGCGCGGGCGCAGTGGCGCTGGCGTGCTTTGGCCGCGGCTGTCGGCGCGCGGCCGGCTGTTCTGGCGAGACCTGCACGCGGTAACCGGTTTCTGGGGTTCGGCCTTGCTGTTGTTGATGCTGGTCAGCGGCATGACCTGGACCGGCTTGTGGGGCAAGCAGTACGCTGATTTGTGGAACCGCTTCCCGGCAGCCATGTGGAACGACGTGCCCAAGTCGGACCAGCAGGCGCGTGAGCTGAACAGCGCACACCGCCAGACCGTGCCCTGGGCCATGGAAAACACGCCGATGCCACAGTCCGGTGCACACGCCGAGCACGCCGGGCACCACATGATGTCGGACATGCCCGCAGCGCCCCAGGTGAGCGTGCAGCAAGTCGAAGACATTGCCACTTCGCGTCAGGTCGAGCTGGGCTACAGCATTACCCTGCCCACCACGGCAGACGGCGTGTTCACCATTGCCGTGTTCGCCGACGACCCGCGCAACGACGCCACCCTGCATGTCGACCAATACACCGGCAAGGTTCTGGCCGATGTGCGCTGGCACGACTACAGCCCGGTTGCCCGCGCCACCGAGCTGGGGGTGATGCTGCATGAGGGCAAGATGTTCGGGGCGCTGAACCAGATCATCATCCTGCTGGTGTGCCTGATGATTCTGCTGGGTTCGGTGAGCGGGCTGGTGATGTGGTGGAAGCGCCGTCCTGAAGGCGGCCTGGGCGTACCGCCTTTGCGTCATGACCTGCCACGCTGGAAGGCGGCAGTGGCCGTGATGCTGGTGCTGGGGGTGATGTTCCCGCTGGTGGGGGTGTCGATGGTGGTGATGTGGGGGGTGGATAGTTTGGTGGTGAGGCGCCGCCGGGTCTTGGCCAGCGCTTGA